The Malus domestica chromosome 06, GDT2T_hap1 genome has a segment encoding these proteins:
- the LOC139196891 gene encoding uncharacterized protein: MERRRIRVLNVCELCGAADETEAHLFFNCEFSRVFWFGTSLQIDMGSLGSKEFMVGWKKLLDRVGLGMNEDSVLQQIAFGHDVSGNVGMKLCLTRQVTEFNAATVEDDGAGDRRRRQEEAGKKIQIEGVVNGWRKPDFGSLKLNCDEAWRKESRICGVGWVLRHFAGIPKMAGGKGGDRYLSPVMAEVVVIRQGLKMCVQSGLSESGGARSGNRFEGADSNAQ; this comes from the exons ATGGAACGGCGTCGTATTCGGGTCTTAAATGTTTGTGAACTATGTGGTGCCGCTGACGAAACGGAGGCGCATTTGTTCTTTAATTGTGAGTTCAGCcgagtcttttggtttggtaCTTCATTGCAGATTGATATGGGATCACTTGGCTCAAAAGAGTTTATGGTGGGATGGAAAAAGCTCTTGGACCGTGTGGGACTAGGGATGAATGAGGATTCGGTACTTCAACAGATTGCGTTTGGTCATGACGTATCTGGAAATGTAGGAATGAAGTTGTGTTTAACG CGTCAGGTTACGGAATTTAATGCGGCTACGGTTGAAGATGATGGAGCAGGAGACCGAAGGAGAAGGCAGGAGGAAGCAGGGAAAAAAATTCAGATTGAGGGGGTTGTGAATGGATGGCGAAAGCCGGACTTTGGAAGCTTAAAATTGAATTGTGATGAGGCTTGGAGGAAAGAATCAAGGATATGTGGTGTGGGATGGGTGCTACGGCACTTTGCTGGGATTCCAAAGATGGCGGGTGGGAAGGGTGGGGATAGGTATTTATCGCCTGTTATGGCTGAAGTGGTGGTGATTCGTCAGGGGCTTAAGATGTGCGTTCAAAGTGGTCTTTCGGAGTCGGGTGGCGCTAGAAGTGGAAACCGATTCGAAGGGGCTGATTCAAATGCTCAATAA